From a single Nicotiana tomentosiformis chromosome 2, ASM39032v3, whole genome shotgun sequence genomic region:
- the LOC104094196 gene encoding uncharacterized protein isoform X2: MAKKKATMTLKDFHGGSIPSDLPLPSAPGVMVRPSDRGGFDRQTSWGNPMGRPEHRLRPGSAGATRNFDEKTPFLSHNAPIGRNFDEDERKPLDGASGPRRTVSDESIRALPSRVEPKAEYSVTGMVGSGQVSAPPSQSFRGAASGTNVARFNEATSMGVSTKSSGSGIGSGRRASSPNVSANSGQVVTGSYPNAWGLRKEVPSAKESVSAPWSAPDAESKLAHASALEKVSSGRWHSKQQIHSQVDVEVIKHPDTEKEFYHHGSTMVYNNVSNMPDVVGGPEYSDQVLAVHAERSLTLADGVHGFSKELPARERARSPLFMEANERRASPNVTGFQRPHNAISSGGYELQAPASSEPSERPKLKLLPRSKPLESLEQSIDYKQPSNPVRIEKLGDANPIKTGFVEPESGNLAIERPKLNPKPRSQLLEQSEGSTENKRKPLFGAARPREMVLKDRGIDDVTPNHDLHQPHPRNKLHGGKAETVMHATRHSEKVESIPIDHRMAKNADRRDHRTDVEKGDGQMRNWRNENWRNTKEIERHHHHQPQQHAQERPPSPETWRKPVEPPKPASVDAAGVRYGKAASAVELATAFSRSVSDPATTDRFSSQKGLPNRGQIPFSRLTGPPQRPQINGY, encoded by the exons ATGGCAAAGAAGAAAGCAACCATGACTCTCAAAGACTTTCATGGTGGTTCTATTCCTTCAGATCTTCCCTTACCTTCTGCTCCTGGCGT AATGGTTAGGCCATCAGATCGTGGTGGTTTTGATCGCCAGACATCATGGGGAAACCCCATGGGAAGGCCAGAGCACCGTTTACGTCCGGGATCAGCTGGTGCAACCAGAAACTTTGATGAGAAGACTCCTTTCTTAAGCCATAATGCACCAATAGGCCGTAATTTTGATGAGGATGAAAGAAAGCCATTGGATGGAGCATCTGGACCTCGTCGAACAGTTAGTGATGAGAGTATCCGTGCGTTGCCAAGTCGTGTGGAACCTAAGGCAGAATACTCTGTCACTGGGATGGTAGGTAGCGGGCAAGTATCAGCTCCTCCGTCTCAAAGTTTTAGAGGTGCAGCAAGTGGTACAAATGTGGCTAGGTTTAATGAAGCTACTAGTATGGGAGTGAGTACTAAAAGTTCTGGTAGTGGCATTGGCAGTGGCAGGAGGGCGAGTTCTCCGAATGTGTCTGCAAATAGTGGTCAAGTGGTTACTGGGTCATATCCAAATGCGTGGGGCCTAAGAAAGGAGGTGCCAAGTGCAAAAGAATCAGTTTCTGCTCCATGGTCTGCTCCGGATGCTGAGTCAAAGTTGGCCCATGCCAGTGCCCTCGAGAAAGTCTCATCTGGCAGGTGGCATTCAAAGCAGCAGATTCATTCTCAGGTTGATGTTGAGGTCATTAAACATCCAGACACAGAGAAAGAATTCTATCATCACGGAAGTACTATGGTCTACAATAATGTCTCCAACATGCCAGATGTCGTGGGAGGACCCGAATATAGTGATCAGGTGCTAGCGGTGCATGCCGAAAGAAGTCTTACTCTTGCAGATGGGGTTCATGGGTTTAGCAAGGAGTTACCAGCACGGGAGAGGGCCAGGTCCCCTTTATTTATGGAGGCAAATGAGAGAAGAGCTTCTCCTAATGTTACTGGATTTCAACGGCCCCATAATGCTATTAGCTCTGGTGGATATGAGTTGCAGGCACCAGCATCTTCTGAACCATCCGAGCGGCCCAAATTGAAGTTGCTACCAAGGTCCAAACCATTGGAGAGTCTGGAGCAGTCCATAGATTATAAGCAG CCTAGTAATCCTGTTCGTATTGAAAAATTGGGCGATGCAAATCCCATCAAAACTGGTTTTGTTGAACCTGAGAGTGGTAATCTTGCAATTGAACGCCCAAAGTTGAATCCGAAGCCTCGGTCGCAGCTTCTTGAACAATCAGAGGGAAGCACTGAAAATAAAAG GAAACCATTATTTGGTGCTGCTCGTCCACGTGAAATG GTTCTGAAGGATCGTGGGATTGATGATGTTACGCCTAATCATGATCTTCATCAACCTCATCCAAG GAACAAACTACATGGTGGCAAAGCAGAGACAGTTATGCATGCAACCAGGCATAGTGAGAAAGTAGAGAGTATCCCCATTGACCATAGGATGGCAAAGAATGCAGATAGGCGAGATCACAGGACAGATGTCGAGAAAGGAGATGGACAGATGAGGAATTGGAGAAACGAGAACTGGAGGAACACCAAGGAGATTGAAAGGCACCACCACCATCAGCCGCAGCAACATGCACAGGAGAGGCCGCCCTCACCAGAAACCTGGCGCAAGCCTGTTGAACCACCAAAACCTGCTTCTGTCGATGCTGCTGGTGTACGATATGGAAAAGCAGCCTCTGCAGTCGAGCTTGCTACAGCCTTCTCAAGATCGGTCTCTGATCCAGCAACAACGGATCGTTTTTCTAGCCAGAAAGGCCTTCCTAATCGGGGTCAAATCCCTTTTTCTCGGTTGACAGGCCCTCCTCAGAGGCCTCAGATTAACGGGTACTAA
- the LOC104094194 gene encoding BTB/POZ domain-containing protein At3g22104-like, with translation MENCCLLEVDVNGQELFLVDKTILVSLSGRLRELFSKLTGKTRRLKLIFDKFPGGAECFELIAKFCYNGGRIKITPFNMFQLHCAANYLEMNQEMQGKPNLIEQTSSYFQKIHYMTWSELITGLEKCQQLLSFLPSSSILQDFLDCVVGRLEFHNISSPCASSSDNSSMQFSGDISTESKGIYSSQATWWFADLGFLNLNMFRRIIETMMSNKLDHSVISSFLFYYKRVKCPTASSAQKCRIIETIIKFLSSLDGSFISIRGLFDILQASFTLKMSKCAKGKLEYLIGSQLDRAKLDDLLIPSPAGEKSAYNVNLVLRLLDIFLSNSREKLLMYQLKNVAELTDLYIMEVAPDSYLKPCKFLALAAALPDIARESYDTVYLAMDMYLKVHKYGLSEEEKIKMCGVLSYEKLSEETLKDLGQNESFPACALVTAQVTQQKAQLFGHKTHLNV, from the exons ATGGAAAATTGTTGCCTTCTTGAGGTAGATGTCAATGGCCAAGAATTATTTTTGGTGGACAAG ACTATTCTTGTATCTCTCTCAGGGAGATTAAGAGAATTATTCAGTAAGTTGACAGGGAAAACAAGAAGGCTGAAATTAATTTTCGACAAATTTCCAGGAGGTGCTGAGTGTTTTGAACTCATTGCTAAGTTTTGCTATAATGGTGGTAGGATAAAGATTACTCCTTTTAACATGTTTCAACTGCATTGTGCTGCCAATTACCTGGAAATGAATCAAGAAATGCAGGGGAAACCAAATTTGATTGAGCAAACGAGTTCTTATTTTCAGAAGATTCATTACATGACATGGTCTGAGTTAATAACTGGCTTGGAAAAGTGCCAACAACTCCTTTCTTTCTTGCCATCTTCATCTATACTTCAAGATTTTTTGGATTGTGTTGTTGGAAGGCTTGAATTTCATAACATTTCTAGCCCATGTGCATCTTCTTCCGACAATTCGTCAATGCAGTTTTCAGGGGATATTAGTACAGAAAGCAAGGGAATTTACAGTTCTCAAGCAACCTGGTGGTTTGCAGATCTTGGATTTTTGAACCTTAATATGTTCAGGAGAATTATAGAGACAATGATGTCTAATAAATTGGATCATTCTGTGATTTCTTCATTCCTGTTTTATTACAAAAGAGTGAAATGCCCCACTGCTTCATCAGCGCAGAAATGCAGAATCATTGAGACAATAATCAAGTTCCTTTCTTCTCTTGATGGGAGTTTTATCTCTATTAGAGGTCTATTTGACATTCTACAGGCATCTTTTACCTTGAAAATGAGCAAATGTGCAAAGGGGAAGTTAGAATATTTGATTGGCTCGCAGTTAGATAGAGCTAAACTTGATGATTTGCTTATTCCTTCTCCAGCAGGGGAAAAAAGTGCTTATAATGTAAATTTAGTTCTGAGGTTACTTGACATATTCCTCTCCAATAGCCGCGAAAAATTATTGATGTATCAACTGAAAAACGTTGCTGAGTTAACAGATCTATATATCATGGAAGTGGCACCTGATTCTTATCTTAAACCTTGCAAGTTTTTGGCATTGGCAGCAGCACTGCCTGATATTGCAAGAGAATCATATGACACAGTTTATCTCGCCATGGATATGTACCTCAAG GTACATAAATATGGTTTatctgaagaagaaaaaataaagatgTGTGGTGTCCTAAGCTATGAGAAGCTCTCTGAAGAAACTCTAAAGGACCTTGGTCAAAATGAAAGCTTTCCAGCTTGTGCATTGGTCACTGCACAAGTCACTCAGCAGAAGGCTCAGTTATTCGGTCACAAGACACATCTAAATGTTTAG
- the LOC138905139 gene encoding uncharacterized protein, with translation MTEAASNVVMTREAKIKAPKPPVFKGVHDAQEVENFLWHLENYFKHGKVKDGEAMINTVVLYLSETAMLWWRRKMADVDKGICTISTWDQFKAEFKRQFFPNNVLYEARRKLRELKQTGSISVYELQCRQVANIDEAIVEAESLMDFRNDKHDKGKIKESKFNSVKGGGDRSKGKEIQQQYYKTQDSKKLSGRQGYAEKKGCYICGGPHSFRNSPDLKSLRAMVREQKEQP, from the exons ATGACCGAGGCAGCTAGCAATGTTGTGATGACGAGGGAGGCCAAGATCAAGGCTCCCAAACCCCCGGTGTTCAAAGGTGTGCATGATGcgcaagaagtggaaaactttctttggcacttggagaactacttcaAGCACGGCAAAGTGAAGGACGGAGAGGCCATGATCAACACTGTTGTGTTGTACCTCTCAGAGACGGCCATGCTATGGTGGAGAAGGAAGATGGCCGACGTGGATAAAGGTATATGTACTATTAGCACGTGGGATCAGTTCAAAGCCGAGTTCAAGCGACAGTTCTTTCCAAACAATGTCTTGTACGAGGCAAGGCGCAAACTTAGGGAGTTGAAGCAAACAGGGAGCATAAGTGTCTAT GAGTTACAATGCCGGCAAGTTGCAAATATAGACGAAGCCATAGTGGAGGCTGAATCATTGATGGATTTCAGGAATGACAAACATGACAAAGGGAAAATCAAAGAATCAAAGTTTAACAGTGTCAAAGGTGGGGGAGACCGTAGCAAAGGCaaggagatacaacaacaatactacAAGACTCAAGATTCCAAAAAGTTGAGTGGCCGTCAGGGCTACGCCGAGAAGAAGGGATGTTACATATGCGGAGGGCCGCATAGCTTCAGGAATTCTCCCGACCTAAAGAGCCTTAGAGCCATGGTCCGTGAACAGAAGGAGCAGCCGTAA
- the LOC104094196 gene encoding uncharacterized protein isoform X1, which yields MAKKKATMTLKDFHGGSIPSDLPLPSAPGVMVRPSDRGGFDRQTSWGNPMGRPEHRLRPGSAGATRNFDEKTPFLSHNAPIGRNFDEDERKPLDGASGPRRTVSDESIRALPSRVEPKAEYSVTGMVGSGQVSAPPSQSFRGAASGTNVARFNEATSMGVSTKSSGSGIGSGRRASSPNVSANSGQVVTGSYPNAWGLRKEVPSAKESVSAPWSAPDAESKLAHASALEKVSSGRWHSKQQIHSQVDVEVIKHPDTEKEFYHHGSTMVYNNVSNMPDVVGGPEYSDQVLAVHAERSLTLADGVHGFSKELPARERARSPLFMEANERRASPNVTGFQRPHNAISSGGYELQAPASSEPSERPKLKLLPRSKPLESLEQSIDYKQVNQQPSNPVRIEKLGDANPIKTGFVEPESGNLAIERPKLNPKPRSQLLEQSEGSTENKRKPLFGAARPREMVLKDRGIDDVTPNHDLHQPHPRNKLHGGKAETVMHATRHSEKVESIPIDHRMAKNADRRDHRTDVEKGDGQMRNWRNENWRNTKEIERHHHHQPQQHAQERPPSPETWRKPVEPPKPASVDAAGVRYGKAASAVELATAFSRSVSDPATTDRFSSQKGLPNRGQIPFSRLTGPPQRPQINGY from the exons ATGGCAAAGAAGAAAGCAACCATGACTCTCAAAGACTTTCATGGTGGTTCTATTCCTTCAGATCTTCCCTTACCTTCTGCTCCTGGCGT AATGGTTAGGCCATCAGATCGTGGTGGTTTTGATCGCCAGACATCATGGGGAAACCCCATGGGAAGGCCAGAGCACCGTTTACGTCCGGGATCAGCTGGTGCAACCAGAAACTTTGATGAGAAGACTCCTTTCTTAAGCCATAATGCACCAATAGGCCGTAATTTTGATGAGGATGAAAGAAAGCCATTGGATGGAGCATCTGGACCTCGTCGAACAGTTAGTGATGAGAGTATCCGTGCGTTGCCAAGTCGTGTGGAACCTAAGGCAGAATACTCTGTCACTGGGATGGTAGGTAGCGGGCAAGTATCAGCTCCTCCGTCTCAAAGTTTTAGAGGTGCAGCAAGTGGTACAAATGTGGCTAGGTTTAATGAAGCTACTAGTATGGGAGTGAGTACTAAAAGTTCTGGTAGTGGCATTGGCAGTGGCAGGAGGGCGAGTTCTCCGAATGTGTCTGCAAATAGTGGTCAAGTGGTTACTGGGTCATATCCAAATGCGTGGGGCCTAAGAAAGGAGGTGCCAAGTGCAAAAGAATCAGTTTCTGCTCCATGGTCTGCTCCGGATGCTGAGTCAAAGTTGGCCCATGCCAGTGCCCTCGAGAAAGTCTCATCTGGCAGGTGGCATTCAAAGCAGCAGATTCATTCTCAGGTTGATGTTGAGGTCATTAAACATCCAGACACAGAGAAAGAATTCTATCATCACGGAAGTACTATGGTCTACAATAATGTCTCCAACATGCCAGATGTCGTGGGAGGACCCGAATATAGTGATCAGGTGCTAGCGGTGCATGCCGAAAGAAGTCTTACTCTTGCAGATGGGGTTCATGGGTTTAGCAAGGAGTTACCAGCACGGGAGAGGGCCAGGTCCCCTTTATTTATGGAGGCAAATGAGAGAAGAGCTTCTCCTAATGTTACTGGATTTCAACGGCCCCATAATGCTATTAGCTCTGGTGGATATGAGTTGCAGGCACCAGCATCTTCTGAACCATCCGAGCGGCCCAAATTGAAGTTGCTACCAAGGTCCAAACCATTGGAGAGTCTGGAGCAGTCCATAGATTATAAGCAG GTCAACCAGCAGCCTAGTAATCCTGTTCGTATTGAAAAATTGGGCGATGCAAATCCCATCAAAACTGGTTTTGTTGAACCTGAGAGTGGTAATCTTGCAATTGAACGCCCAAAGTTGAATCCGAAGCCTCGGTCGCAGCTTCTTGAACAATCAGAGGGAAGCACTGAAAATAAAAG GAAACCATTATTTGGTGCTGCTCGTCCACGTGAAATG GTTCTGAAGGATCGTGGGATTGATGATGTTACGCCTAATCATGATCTTCATCAACCTCATCCAAG GAACAAACTACATGGTGGCAAAGCAGAGACAGTTATGCATGCAACCAGGCATAGTGAGAAAGTAGAGAGTATCCCCATTGACCATAGGATGGCAAAGAATGCAGATAGGCGAGATCACAGGACAGATGTCGAGAAAGGAGATGGACAGATGAGGAATTGGAGAAACGAGAACTGGAGGAACACCAAGGAGATTGAAAGGCACCACCACCATCAGCCGCAGCAACATGCACAGGAGAGGCCGCCCTCACCAGAAACCTGGCGCAAGCCTGTTGAACCACCAAAACCTGCTTCTGTCGATGCTGCTGGTGTACGATATGGAAAAGCAGCCTCTGCAGTCGAGCTTGCTACAGCCTTCTCAAGATCGGTCTCTGATCCAGCAACAACGGATCGTTTTTCTAGCCAGAAAGGCCTTCCTAATCGGGGTCAAATCCCTTTTTCTCGGTTGACAGGCCCTCCTCAGAGGCCTCAGATTAACGGGTACTAA